Proteins encoded together in one Panthera uncia isolate 11264 chromosome A2, Puncia_PCG_1.0, whole genome shotgun sequence window:
- the LOC125928743 gene encoding olfactory receptor 7C1-like translates to MEPRNHSRLPVFLLLGLSEKPEIQSVLFGLFLSLYLVTVFGNLLIILAIISHSHLHTPMYFFLANLSFSDICFTSTTVPKMLLNIQTQSKVITYAGCIAQMYFFTVFGLLDNLLLTAMAYDRFVAVCHPLHYTVIMNPQLCAQLLALTWLISALGALPESLTMLRLSFCAVIEIPHYFCELPEVLQLACSDTFINNVVLYIVTGMMGFVPLAGILFSYSRIVSSVLRISTAGGKYKAFSTCGSHLSVVSLFYGTCLGVYLSSTWTRASQTGAFASVLYTVVTPMMNPFIYSLRNRDMKRALRKLLCSMLSPQGQQQ, encoded by the coding sequence ATGGAGCCAAGAAACCACTCAAGGCTTCCAGTGTTTCTCCTCTTGGGACTTTCTGAGAAGCCAGAGATTCAGTCTGTTCTCTTTGGGCTGTTCCTGTCTTTGTACCTGGTCACTGTCTTTGGAAACCTGCTCATCATCCTGGCCATCATCTCACACTCCCACCTCCACacgcccatgtacttcttcctggccAACCTGTCCTTCTCGGACATCTGCTTCACCTCCACCACCGTCCCGaagatgctgctgaacatccagACGCAGAGCAAAGTGATTACCTACGCAGGCTGCATCGCGCAGATGTATTTCTTCACGGTTTTTGGACTTTTGGACAATTTACTCCTGACTGCAATGGCCTATGACCGCTTTGTGGCCGTCTGTCACCCCCTGCACTACACGGTCATCATGAACCCTCAGCTTTGTGCCCAGTTACTCGCCCTGACCTGGCTCATCAGCGCTTTGGGGGCCCTTCCTGAGAGTTTAACCATGCTGCGGCTCTCTTTCTGCGCAGTAATTGAAATCCCGCACTATTTCTGTGAACTCCCTGAGGTCCTGCAGCTCGCCTGCTCTGACACCTTCATCAATAATGTTGTATTATATATTGTGACAGGCATGATGGGCTTTGTTCCTCTCGCTGGGATCCTTTTCTCTTATTCCCGAATTGTCTCTTCTGTGCTGAGGATCTCAACAGCGGGGGGAAAGTACAAAGCTTTCTCCACCTGCGGGTCTCACCTTTCAGTGGTGTCCTTGTTCTATGGCACATGCCTGGGGGTCTACCTCAGTTCCACCTGGACACGTGCCTCCCAGACAGGGGCGTTCGCCTCAGTCCTGTACACCGTGGTCACTCCCATGATGAACCCCttcatctacagcctgaggaacagGGACATGAAGAGGGCCCTGAGAAAGCTTCTCTGTAGCATGTTGTCCCCCCAGGGGCAACAACAATGA
- the LOC125930968 gene encoding LOW QUALITY PROTEIN: olfactory receptor 7C2 (The sequence of the model RefSeq protein was modified relative to this genomic sequence to represent the inferred CDS: inserted 1 base in 1 codon) translates to MERGNQTGAGHFLLLGFTEKPFFFGLFLSMYLVTFTGNLLLLLAVSSDSHLHTPMYFFLANLSFVDICFTSTTVPKMLWNIQTQRKPITCAGCLSQIFFFIVFGCLDNLLLTVMAYDRFVAICHPLHYMVIMNPQLCRLLAVGSWCISVMGSLLETLTLLRLSFCTNMEIPHFFCDLPEVLKLACSDTFINTMVVYFVTIVLGVFPLSGILFSYSQIFSSILKISSARGKYKAFSTCGSHLSVVSLFYGTGLGVYLSSAATSSSRTSLVASVMYTIVTPMLNPFIYSLRNRDMKVAXGRLLSRAVPLSVGEPLQDSHE, encoded by the exons ATGGAAAGAGGAAACCAAACAGGAGCTGGACACTTTCTCCTCCTGGGATTCACAGAGAAGCCTTTCTTCTTTGGGCTATTTCTGTCCATGTACCTGGTCACGTTCACTGGgaacctgctcctcctcctggccGTCAGCTCTgactcccacctccacacccccatgtacttcttcctggccAACCTGTCCTTTGTAGACATCTGCTTCACCTCCACCACCGTCCCGAAGATGCTCTGGAACATCCAGACACAGAGAAAACCTATCACCTGTGCAGGCTGCCTCAgccagatattttttttcatcGTGTTTGGATGCCTGGACAATTTACTCCTGACcgtgatggcctatgaccgctttGTGGCCATCTGTCACCCCCTGCACTACATGGTCATCATGAACCCCCAGCTCTGTAGGCTGCTGGCCGTGGGGTCCTGGTGCATCAGTGTCATGGGCTCCCTGCTCGAGACTTTGACCCTTTTGAGGCTGTCCTTCTGCACAAACATGGAAATCCCACACTTTTTTTGTGATCTTCCTGAAGTCCTGAAGCTTGCCTGTTCTGACACCTTCATCAATACCATGGTGGTGTATTTTGTGACTATTGTCCTAggtgtttttcctctctctgggaTCCTCTTTTCTTATTCTCAGATTTTCTCCTCCATCCTGAAAATTTCATCAGCCAGGGGCAAGTACAAAGCCTTTTCCACGTGTGGGTCTCACCTCTCGGTGGTCTCCTTGTTCTATGGCACGGGCCTCGGGGTCTACCTCAGTTCTGCAGCGACTTCATCCTCTAGGACAAGTCTGGTGGCCTCGGTGATGTACACGATTGTCACCCCCATGCTGAATCCCTTCATCTACAGTCTGAGGAACAGGGACATGAAGGTGG CTGGGAGACTCCTCAGCAGGGCAGTGCCTCTCAGTGTTGGGGAACCATTACAGGATTCTCATGAGTAA